The sequence GGTGCCATctaagaaggacaaggaacgaCATTTTGCtcgtttccttgatatcttcaagaaattagATATAACTATCCCATTTGGGGAAGCCTTGCAACAAATGCCACTCTACTTCAAGTTTCTCAAGAATCTGCTGACCAAGAAGGGCAAATATATCCACAATGATAATATTGTGGTCGAGGGAAATTGCAGTGCTGTTATCCAAAGAATCCTTCcaccaaaatacaaggatctAGGGAGTGTCACAATTCCTTGCTCAATTGGTGTTGTGTCAGTTGGAAAAACAATTATTGACTTAGGGGCTAGCATTAATTTGATGCCTCTATCCATGTGCAGAAGGATTGGAGAGTTGGAAATCATGCCAACAAGAATGACACTGCAGCTAGCGGATCACTCAATCACAAGGCCATATGGCGTAGTGGAAGACGTGTTGGTCAAAGTGCGTCAATTTACTTTCCCTCCAGATTTCGTGATAATGGACATTGAAGAGGACGCTGAAATCCTACTGATTTTAGGTCGTCCCTTCATGTTAACAACCAATTGTGTTGTTGATATGGGGAAAGGTAATCTTGAAATGAGTGTGGATGACCAGAAAGTTacatttaatttgtttgatgCAGCAAAGCACTCAATTGACCGCAGTGTTTGTTCTAAGATGAATGAGATTGAGAATGAGATAGCTCAGATTGTCAAAGCTAAGAAATTACAGGACCCTTAGAGGTAACATACGTCAAGCTGGTGACGTTAAGGAAgcacttactgggaggcaacccaactttttctttattttctcaatcattattttttgttcatcATTACATGTAGCTAGGTTGTAGCTTATTTGAGATTGCTAGAGTAAGAATTCAGTCTGTTTTGTATGATACAAAGGTTGGCAAAAGCTTCACTGAAGCATTGGATGAGTAAAGAACTTAGATAAAATTTTTCAATCATCCACTCGCTCAGCGCGCCTCATGCGTTAAGCAAGACATACCTCATGCATTAAGCGAGTAGCATCGCTCACTAAGCGCGCCAACCCTAACCCATTGGCTGAAGGGGTCTCCCTAAGCAAGACagttgcgctaagcccaaaaacctctctggattgcatttaataaaattgggctaagcgagcca comes from Glycine soja cultivar W05 chromosome 20, ASM419377v2, whole genome shotgun sequence and encodes:
- the LOC114403569 gene encoding uncharacterized protein LOC114403569, yielding MAEDQPQRVTLEDYSSSTMPQFFTSIARPESKQLLDASAGGKIKLKTPEEAMELIENMAASDHIPTKRNLLELSSVDALLAPNKLLAKLEVAVYVEERINLKSIESAIKNLEIQVGQLAKQIAENSSGDFGANAEKNPKEECKDAMTRSKREKKKEVVPFIGKEAPYPLVPSKKDKERHFARFLDIFKKLDITIPFGEALQQMPLYFKFLKNLLTKKGKYIHNDNIVVEGNCSAVIQRILPPKYKDLGSVTIPCSIGVVSVGKTIIDLGASINLMPLSMCRRIGELEIMPTRMTLQLADHSITRPYGVVEDVLVKVRQFTFPPDFVIMDIEEDAEILLILGRPFMLTTNCVVDMGKGNLEMSVDDQKVTFNLFDAAKHSIDRSVCSKMNEIENEIAQIVKAKKLQDP